Within the Pseudoxanthomonas sp. Root65 genome, the region CGATGCTGTGGCCGGCGTCATTGCCGGCGGCTGGTAATGGCGGATCAGCGCGTCGCGGATCATCACGGTGGTGGCGTGCTCGGCACCCAATTGGCGACGGGCTTCCACTAACGCGTCCTGCAGCAGGGTTTCCGCCTGGCGCCGGTCGGTAGCCGGAACGGATCCGGCGCGATCCAGCAACGCCAGCGCCAGCCAGAACCGGGCGCTGGGCGCGGGCCACTGGCGCTGCCGCGCGGCATGCACGGATTCCCGCAGCAGGCCGATGGCGTCCTCCCGCAATGCGCGTGCTCCATCTGCCGTGGCCGTGTTGGCCAGGGCCAGCAGCGCGCGCGCCCGTGTTTCCTTGGCGCCGAGCGTGGCGGGATGGCGCGGGCCCAGCGTCCGCTCAAGCAGCGTGACCGCCTGCGTGGCCAGCGCGAGGCCCTCGCGTGCGTCGCGGCGCATGGCCATGCGAGCCTCCAGCCAAAGGTGCTGCGCGTATTCGGGGTGGCCGGTGCCGTAGGCCTGCGCGATGGTTTGGCGTGCCGCCTGCAGTGCGGCGTCGCTAACCGCTTCGGGGTCGGGTCCCAGCTCAGCGGCCTCCAGCTGCAGGCGCAGGCTGCGTGCGGTGTCGGGGTGCGTCGCGCCAAGGCGCTGGCGGCGGTCGGCGAGCAATGACGCGGCCAGGCGCGCGGCTTGCGGCGGTCGCTGCTGCAGGAGCAACAGCGACAGGCGTGCCTCGTCGATGTCGTCGGCCAGGAGGGACGCCTCCCGCGGCGCGGCGGCGGCGGCGTCCTGCAGGTCGCGCTCGGCGGCGGCCAGATCGAGCAGCTGCAGATGCCACTGGGCGCGCAGCAGGAGCAGCGTGGCGCGGGCTGCCAGCACGCTTTGCGACGACGCGCCGTCGGTGTTTTCCTGCGCGAAGGCGAGCGTGTTGAAGGCGGTGTCGTACTCGGCCAGCCCCCAGTGCGCGCGGGCCAGCTCGACCAGCAGGCCGAGCGTGGCCGGGTCGGCGGCCGATTGCGCTCCGGCCGACTGCGCCAGGCCGCGCGTGGCGATGTCGCGCGCCTCCGCATGCCGGGCCTGGAGGTTGAGCAGCACCGCCAGCATGGCCTGGGTTTCGGCGGATGCCGCGGGATCGTCCGCCAGCAGGCGATGGGCTTCGCCGGCCAGCGCGAGGGCATGGGCGTAGTCGCCGAGCGCCGCATAGCTGCGCGCCAGGGATGCCATCGCCCGTGCCTTGATCGCCGGGTTGGAGCGCAGCGGCAGGTCGCGCAGCTGCTGCTCGGTGAGTTGCAGCATGTGGCGCGAGGACGGGCGCGCATCGGCCAGGCCCGACAGCGTCACCGCACCCAGCGTCTGCTCGAACACGGCCGACACGGCCTGCATGTCGCGCAGCTCCTGGCGGTCGCGGACGTAGGACCAGCCGACCACGCTGGCGCCCCCGGTCGCCACCAGGACCACGCCACCGGCGAGCATGCAGGCCAGTGCATTGCGTTGCACGAAGCGCCCGGCCACGTAGGCACGACCGCCGCCGCGGGCCATCACCGGGCGTCGTGCCAGCCAGTGTTGGAGATCATCGATCAGCGCATCGACGCTGGCATAGCGGTCCGCAGGGGCATGCGCCACGGCCGTCAGCGCAATGGCGTCCAGGTCGCCGCGCAGGCGCGCCTGGAGCCGGCGCGGGCTGCGCAGGGCGCGTTGCCATGCAGTATCGGCCGAGGCCGTCGACGCCAGCGCCGAGGGTGCCCTGGCCAGTGCAGGGGCCGGGCGGCCGAGCAGGCCGGCATGCAGCGGTTGCAGCGGGCGCGGCCAGTCCCCGACCAGCAACTGGTACAGCACCACGCCGATCGAATAGATGTCGCTGGTGGCCGTGGCGATGCCGCCCGCGAGCACTTCAGGTGCCGTGTAGCCGTTGGTGATGGCGAGGCGCGGCACGTGCTCGCGATCCAGGCCATCGATCATCGCCGACAGCCCGAAGTCGATCAGGTGCACGCGGCCATCGGCGGACACCAGCAGATTGCTTGGCTTGATGTCCTGGTGCAGCACGCGCCGGCCGTGCGCGTACTGCAGCGCCTGGCAGGCCTGCAACAGCAGGCGGACGCGCGCGGCCAGCGGGAGGCGCTGCTGGTTGGCATACGCGTCCATCGCCGTACCGTGCACCAGGCGCATGGCGAACCAGGGCCGGCCATCGTCCTCAATGCCGCCATCCAGCAGCGCGGCGATGTGCGGGTGGTCCAGCTGGGCCAGGTGGTGGCGCTCGCGGGTGAAGGCCTCGATCAGCGCCGGCGTGGACATCTCGGCGCGCATGCACTTCAGCGCGACCTGTTTTTCGTACTGGCCATCGGCCCGGCTGGCCTCGTAAACCGTTCCCATGCCGCCGGACTCCAGCACGCGGACGATCCGCCATGGGCCGAGACGGTTGCCGATGCGGTCTGTCGCTGCGTCGGCGTCGGTCGGCGACTCCAGCAGCGCATCAAAGGCAACGTCCTCAAGCGGATGCGCCACGGCATCCGCCGCCAGCAGCCTGAGCAGCGCGTCGTGGAGCGCGGGCTCGTGTGCCTGCAGGCGCTTGAGTGCGATGGATCGTTGCGGCGGCGCAAGCTCGGCGAACTCGTCGAACAGCGCTAACGCACGGACTTCCAGTTCGGACATCGTCGACGGTCGGTGGAAAGCGGGATGTCACACATGCCGGCAGCGAGGCCGCATGGCCTTGCGCCGTGAGGGTATCGCGCTTCGCGCCGTGGCGGAGATCGGGGAGGGGTGGCGCGCCTGGAGGGATTCGAACCCCCGACCAATGGCTTCGGAAGCCACTACTCTATCCGGCTGAGCTACAGGCGCACGGGACGGGCATTCTAGCCGCAAACCGGTGCGGATGGCCCAGTTCCACCCGCACGCACGAGGATCCGGGCCAGCGGACCGGCCTGCTACCCTTTCCCGCATGGACCTCGAGCGTTTTGAAGAGAAGGGTGCGCCGCGCTGGCGGGAGCGGCTGGGCCAGTACTGGAAGCTGGTGCGCGGCGACCGGCCGATCGGCGTGCTGCTGCTGCTGTGGCCCACGTGGTGGGCGTTGTGGTTGGCGGCCGATGGCGTGCCGCCGGCGTGGACGCTGTTCGTGTTCACCGCCGGCGTGTGGCTGACGCGATCGGCGGGATGCGTGATCAACGACTACGCGGATCGCTGGCTGGATCCGCAGGTGGAGCGCACGCGCGGGCGTCCGCTGGCGACCGGCGCTGTCTCCGGGCGCGAAGCATTGGCGGTGTTCGCGGTGTTGATGCTGGCGGCGTTCGCGCTGGTGCTGACGATGAACCGGCTGACCATGTGGCTGAGCGTCGTAGGCCTGTTCCTGGCGGCCAGCTACCCCTACCTGAAACGCCATACCTACCTGCCGCAGGTCTACCTGGGGCTGGCATTCGGCTGGGGCATCCCGATGGCGTTCGCCGCCGTGCAGGGCGAGGTGCCGACGGTGGCCTGGGTGCTGTATGGCGCCAACATCCTGTGGGCGACCGCTTACGACACCTGGTACGCGATGGTCGACCGCGAGGACGACATCCGCGCCGGGTCGAAATCCACCGCCATCCTGTTCGGCGATCTCGACCTGGCGATCCAGGGCGTGCTATACGCGCTGGTGCTGGTGGCGCTGTATCTGGTCGGCGATCAGGCCGGCCTGGGCGCGTACTACTGGGCGGGCCTGTGTGTGGCGGCGATGCTGGCCGCGTGGGAGTTCGTCATGGCGCGTCATCGCGAGCGTCAGGCGTGCTTCCGCGCCTTCCTGCACAACAACTGGATCGGTGCGGCGGTGTTCGCCGGACTGGCGTGGGATCTCGCCCGCTGAGCGGTCGGCCGCGTTCATGGCGGCCGCGCAAGAGTGTGATACCGTTCACACTATTGATGTGACATCGCGTATCGCACGGCATGACAAAACAAGACAGGGGCGTGGGAATCGCCGTATTCCCTTCGATCGGGGGCGGCCGTTGGTGGATCGGCGCGATGCTGGCGATGTGCGTGCTCAACGCGGCTGCCCAGACCGTGCGGTGGGAGGACTACCGGGGAGATAGCCGTGTCGGCGCGGTGTACACCGGCCCGGCAGGCGCGCCGACGTTCGCCAACAACACCGGCACCGGCGCGGCACGGCTGGATGCCTTGCGGGCCATCGCCAGCAATCCGGCCAATGCCGTGCGGACCGGCACGGCGGCGGACATCAACTACCGGCAGGCCGCCAACCATCTCTGCAACATGGATTCGCCGGCCGCCAGCGTCGCGTCCTGCAGCCTGCAGGCGATGGGGCGCGTGTCGTATGCGCTGATCCAGTTCCCGCTCGCGGGCGCCTACAACGTCAGCATCGCCAACGACGACAATGTGGAAGTCGGCTTTTCCAGCGACTACGCCAACACCTCCTACCGC harbors:
- the ubiA gene encoding 4-hydroxybenzoate octaprenyltransferase; this encodes MDLERFEEKGAPRWRERLGQYWKLVRGDRPIGVLLLLWPTWWALWLAADGVPPAWTLFVFTAGVWLTRSAGCVINDYADRWLDPQVERTRGRPLATGAVSGREALAVFAVLMLAAFALVLTMNRLTMWLSVVGLFLAASYPYLKRHTYLPQVYLGLAFGWGIPMAFAAVQGEVPTVAWVLYGANILWATAYDTWYAMVDREDDIRAGSKSTAILFGDLDLAIQGVLYALVLVALYLVGDQAGLGAYYWAGLCVAAMLAAWEFVMARHRERQACFRAFLHNNWIGAAVFAGLAWDLAR
- a CDS encoding serine/threonine-protein kinase; the protein is MSELEVRALALFDEFAELAPPQRSIALKRLQAHEPALHDALLRLLAADAVAHPLEDVAFDALLESPTDADAATDRIGNRLGPWRIVRVLESGGMGTVYEASRADGQYEKQVALKCMRAEMSTPALIEAFTRERHHLAQLDHPHIAALLDGGIEDDGRPWFAMRLVHGTAMDAYANQQRLPLAARVRLLLQACQALQYAHGRRVLHQDIKPSNLLVSADGRVHLIDFGLSAMIDGLDREHVPRLAITNGYTAPEVLAGGIATATSDIYSIGVVLYQLLVGDWPRPLQPLHAGLLGRPAPALARAPSALASTASADTAWQRALRSPRRLQARLRGDLDAIALTAVAHAPADRYASVDALIDDLQHWLARRPVMARGGGRAYVAGRFVQRNALACMLAGGVVLVATGGASVVGWSYVRDRQELRDMQAVSAVFEQTLGAVTLSGLADARPSSRHMLQLTEQQLRDLPLRSNPAIKARAMASLARSYAALGDYAHALALAGEAHRLLADDPAASAETQAMLAVLLNLQARHAEARDIATRGLAQSAGAQSAADPATLGLLVELARAHWGLAEYDTAFNTLAFAQENTDGASSQSVLAARATLLLLRAQWHLQLLDLAAAERDLQDAAAAAPREASLLADDIDEARLSLLLLQQRPPQAARLAASLLADRRQRLGATHPDTARSLRLQLEAAELGPDPEAVSDAALQAARQTIAQAYGTGHPEYAQHLWLEARMAMRRDAREGLALATQAVTLLERTLGPRHPATLGAKETRARALLALANTATADGARALREDAIGLLRESVHAARQRQWPAPSARFWLALALLDRAGSVPATDRRQAETLLQDALVEARRQLGAEHATTVMIRDALIRHYQPPAMTPATASPGASPPSSS